The genomic interval GACCCTACTAGAATCTCAAATGAGGAAATAAAAAGAAGTATCTTGTTATCTATATGCcagaagtatatatggagataaGCAAGCTTTGAGAAGATTTGGCCTTATATTTACAGTTCAGACAAAACTAAATGAAGAGTAAAGAAAATTATGTTGTAAGTGATAGTTGCCAGTCCATGGAAcacctctgtgtgtgagtgtcccGTTTCAGTGATACTTGTCATGCACCAGTATGTCCAAAATGTTAGTGAATATTGGAAGTGAAGCAAGGCCTCTATGAAGAGAAGGTGGGCCGATCCTTCTCCTCATCTTTTCCTGGGGTTGATCCCATCAGCAAGAGTGTGCCGACATTCACATCCTCATCATCTGATTGGACTACAGGGGTTTCCCTTCCATCCTCATTGGTGTTCTGGCTGTTggtggaggaagtggaggaggtggaggacatGCGGGACTTCCCCACACAACCGCCTGTGTTGTGGGGAGAGCGTCCCTGGCTGATGACCtcattgttgttgttgccatGAACTACTGTGGGTGAAATGAAAGGGATGTTAGGCCACAGATTATCAGTGCTGCACTCTGTATTGCAGTTAATGTTGCCAGCTAGTATAGGTGAGGGACAAAGCCTAGACTCTACCAAATACTACACTATCAACACGGGACTGCCTCAGATGTGAGTCTCCCCTTCACTCACCTTTACCTGGCAGAGGGGAGGTCAGCACCCCCCCATCCCCCCCAGAGCTGAGGAAGACATCCAGGGCCTCCTGGTCAGAGATGTCCATAAGGTCCATCTGCTCCAGCATGTCCACATTCACCTCCATGGACGAGACGCTGCCAATGGGAGCTAACAACAACACAAGAGACAAACGTGGTTGATTAGAGGCATTTACTGTATGTCAGCTTCACTTCTCAAAGGAAATGTTTAGCAACATTTAGTAGGGTTGTTCCACCAATTAGATGCCTTTCGAGTAGTTGGTGGGAAATAAGTATTTTATTTCACCTGATTTTAACATTGTCATAAAAAGCACATGTTCACTTAATGACAAACAATTTTCCCCATCTCAGTAGGTTAAAAAAAACATATACTATAGTAAGTgactattaagtgccaaataaagtaacagggatGACCGTAAAAGAGTAGACGACTTCATCTTAAATCATCCCCAAATACCCTTGTGACAagaggaatggaagcttgttgtgtgcaacagggatgGGTATGtaaatgcaagcttcacaaaacaATGTacattgttaaaacatttttaGCCTTCTATCTACGGCTAACAGGGctgacgtgttatgctcgaccctctcagttttccaccacaaaacatcagaaaatggccaaaaggagtagaaccagctcagctgctttacactatgatttgactatgaAATGGTTTTTTACCTTCAAATtaatcatcttcagaaatgactttgacaacaaaataactagggctttacaatgacggTGAAAACCTGGAGAAATGTTGggattaagtgggttaaaatcttcctagaagtcataGAGGATGCATGTCAAAATTcagaattttggcactttagtAAGTCTagtcatgaaaaaaaaaaaaaaaaaaaaaggatttattgaattttccatgtggtctatattaacagGCATTTAATTTGAcataacagttttttttttataattcaGCATTTCTAcgtaaaatatcaaagggatgcaaaaggaactcatttcgtggaacgacccagAAACTTTcacacatgtgtgtgtgagagagagagagagagagagagagagagagagagagagagagagagagagagagagagagagagagagagagagagagagaagagagagaaagggagaaactgcacatagccataatatgacatttcttacttttgtgagtgtaatgtttactgttaatttttgattatttatttcactttagtttattatctttttcacttgctttggcaatataaacatgtttcccatgccaatttttttttatttgaatttaattgagaaagagagggagagagagaatttgaaGGTTGTGGAGTTGAatctagggttagggtaatgGTTGAACTGGGGTATGGACATGAAGcttagattagggttagggtacatGTGTGCATACATGTGTGTGATGCCGATTGCACTCACGTCTCTTATAGTCATGAATATGCAGGTGGGCAGAGGACAGGTAGACGTCCACATCGTGCTGAAATACCTCTTCAAAGAagcgctgtctctctctcagtttcaGCTGCTGGGCTGAGTCCAATTCTGGGACTCTCTGAGCATGCTCTGTCTCTGCTGGAACATAGGACAACAGAACATATCAGTCAGAAACTCTAGTCTAACAGGTCTGCAGAATCAACACTTCTCCCCAAATCTGTAACAAACAATAACCAGAAGGGGTCAACAATGAGCCATGGGAACAAGAAACTGTAATCTCAGATTCTGGGGTTGAGAATTTTAGGCTTTTCATATCCTCTTGCAGACTTGGTTTCCTTGGTATAACCAAGTGTAACAGACACTTTTAGCATCATAGCACGTCTGTACAACATTTCATACTGATTCCTTACGTTGAAATATGATTGGATGATTGATCCTGTAAACCATATCATAAATGCTCTCCTTTGTTCATGAAGAATATGCAATTGACAATCCACTGGGATTCAAAAACATCAACTCCACAGCTCCATGTATTTTGATTCAATCCAGATACAGCTAATGCTTTTACTGTTGCAGGTCCATAATTTACCTGACCAGTGTGGATGGCCAGAGAGATGTAGATCAATATATACGATATTCACACTTTACCGTAGTGTACTATATTCAATCCCTCCACACCCACCAATTGCTTTGCAAAGGCCAGCTGTCAATTCCCCTAGTAGATTAATCTTGTTTAGGACAGAATGCAATCACATTTTCCACCTCATCAGAACCATTGTAATAAAGCAGAGTGCTGCTAGAGCCAGGGGAGGGGACAGCACTGAAGTGTatacacagggagagaggaaagagaaatgCAAGAACCCAGAATGACCTGAAGAATGCCAGTGTGTTCTGGGCACAGAGTAAACCACCCTCCAGTTTACATCACCTTTTTATGGTGGGCTCCCTGAACACATCATGTATACAGATGTCAAGAAGTCTTCTTCCACTGTTAACATATAATTCAATCTGTAAACACACTCATTAATGGGTTAGCGATGCAATATGGAACAAGTACTGTGAGATCATAAAGTGATGGGTAGTGTCGTGTcttgactatcattaatgtgtttgactgttattttatcaaataattacATACCACATTCAATTGTTATGCGATTAAATTAGTCATATAACAATTAGTTAAGTAGTAatctggggcaccacgggaaaagttaTTTAACAAGTTACTATCTCCTGACTAAACTCTAAAGATATAAATATCTCTTACATCAGTCACAGTCAATTCATTAATTCTTATTTACCTTCCGTCTCATTCTAAATGTCGCAAAACTCTTGGATATCGGCACGAACCCTATCATAAATGATGAATCAGCAAtatacaattttttttgtttagttttatttaacctttatttaactaggcaagtcagttaagaacagattcttatttacaatgacgtcctaccccgCCAAACCCgggtgacgctgggccaattgtgcaccgccctatgggactcccaatcacggccaaatgtgatgcagcctggatcaAATTGGCTTagttatttattactaactaaataatcacacagaattataTTAACACACAAACAGGATAGCTTACACATTGATTACTAACCAATGCattgaaaagtccctagtggactaaaaccgatatgacggcttgttacacaaaaTGGAGGATTCTAAAGAGAGGAAAAGGAAGAGACAAAGGAATTCCACTAACGTACATACAGCTGATAACTATGCTCATGGAAATGCAAaaactttgcacatgaacggccgctcattcgaAAGAATTGCAATATACATTTTCATGTGTATGTCTTTGCTGTCTCTCTGTTGAAAATACTCGATCCATCTATGGGGAGTAAGTGGACAGAAAGTCTCGGGTTGTGTAtgtctctggttgtccaccagaggtcaccatGTCTTTTGTAGTCATAGCTTCTTGGTTTCAGGTGTCTGTGAGAACgtatcttccagaggaagtgttcGTTAGAATGGATCTTTCAAAATACCACCTGGTGGTTCTCAGTCGAGTTTACTAGACTGAAGTACTCaaacagctgcagactgaatgttcctgtgtagtcttcttcttcttcgagagagagagagtttcagaGTTTCTAACCATTTTGTACCTTTCAGCTCACACTGTTGGCCCCGCTGGTCTTGTAGAGTCTAACCATTCGTAATGTCCAGTTCAACACCGTCCACCTGCTTGTTCTAATGTGTTAATTTTCTTAACCATTTTTTACGTATTCAGCTGGCGCTGCACGTAACTGGTCTCCATTTAAATGGCAACCATTTCAGCGTGTGGACTGCGTCCTCActttctctggtctaatgtaaattTCATTAGAGAGTCCATTTATAAACTCTGGAAAAAGGGGCATTCCATGGACGCCGACATAATATCTGTGCTCACGTGGGTGTGGTCACTGACTGGTTAAAACTTTTATATGAAAAACAATTCTAatttagaaggctaacatcacatttcatcttctcacaaagagtttcatatttaatcatataagttccacaacatttagatgtaaatctgataactgggaaatatacacattcagagatacagttatgttgTTATACTGTCCTTAATGAGATCCCAAaacaacaactgatctgacataaTTGTTCTTTCAGTACCCATTCCAACAGTTTGgtttgaaatatagaaatattgtttcattattcaaccttttgatgttaccattTTGGCGGGAGGAATCTCCTTATAACAAAGAGGTTTCTTTCCCCTCCTGCAAATCCCAAAGGAAAAGTTTCTACAAGGTATTTACGACCGTCATGAAACGGCCaacttcacccctctcctcctctgcgggagagagggggagctgtAGAGCGGACctactgtaacctgatccttcagatcttcacaggagagtcatgacagtagcctacacacagCAGACTGACATAGGCTACATTGGAGCTTTCGGCACAGTTCTGTAAGTGTTAAAACATGaattgccctctctctcctctcaccacatCCATATATTGACCTCCTACTGAACAAAACTGTCTGTGGATTAGGTATAGTTAGAAGCTACAGGCAGGGATTGGGCTAATTGGATGAGGCTTTTAATCCTGATCTAAATTGGGAATAATGTAAAGATTGTGGCCTGTGCTGTGATCACTAATCATGCTCAGACAGTAATGAGGCTCTAAGAAGCTGAAGACAGATAGGGCAGAAATAAAAATAGGGGGAAGAGGAACTAGGCCTCCGACCACAGGGCTGCAAGCTCCAAgtggatgtctgatagtattgtCACTGTAACAACATCTTTATTTCTGAATTTGTTTTAATCCTTGCTGAGTCATGACAAGGAACCACATAAAGCAGGTTTGTTTTTTTGGGCCCATGCTTCTCTAACATTACAGTAAGCAAATGGTATAATGATAATACCAATGGTGTTCCTGGTTTTCCTTTGTATGCAGAACGATTTAAGTCTGTCTGATAAGGGCAACAGGTCCCCCCAGTCCAGTCtgctataaaatggatgtctttgtataatGGACTTCAGGACGTTCTagtgaataaacattttgactattgTAAGCTGAGgaatctgtctgtttcatttaaaccagaatcttacaaactctgggttgcagactgagtaaaCCTAAAGTGTTCTCTGTTTTTTTCTTCGGCACACACATACAAGTTCAAATCCTAAactacgccttgctcagacagtctgtgtttttccactatacagatacattgtttaacctaattctgactaaaactacacacatcatcagattataattttatgattcgaatcaatttcatacagttatacggtttcagagtggaattatttTATCATTATCTTTCAACATATACATTATTTTATCAAGAGACAACTGATTGGGTTTCTTTTAAACCAAGgggatgtgattgggtaagggaaaaggagcaggtgtgtctTCAGATTGGTGACTGATTGGCGACTGATTGGCGACTGATGACTGCCACCTGTGACTAGGGCAGAAGGAGAGAaaacaaatacacacaggatacctgtatctGTAACAATAACATTGGTATTCTGTCTGCTCTATAAATTACAAGTTTGAAGTCATGGAATTAGGCCATGACTGTGCTTTGTCTTGGATTCTATTGCCTTCACTCACTGTGATGATTCAGATGCATATTCTTTGAACCACCCTCATGAAGCCAACTTTACCCACAACATATCAGATCTCATTAGCTATTACAACAGCTCTGTGTATGTACATGATGTAACTCGGTACAATGAGCAACATAATTTCATCCCCCGTCACATCTATTTTCTAACGTAACTTGCAGTGATGTAGGCAGCTATCTGACCAATTCAGCTAAATTGAGGCACGTAATAAGGCCATATAATGGCAGAGATGTCTTTCGCTCCTGAAGCACTTTCACatttcctttcttctcttctcatcccctctcctctcccttctcctcctctctcatcataATTGTTTCCATGAAGTGATTAAAATCAGTCCACAATCCTTAGAACTTTTTCCATTGTCATTTCCAACTCTGTTTTTTCTAAAGGACAAATCTCCCAGAGCTGCTGTTTATGTAACCAGAGAGAGTAGGATATTGTCACTGGTTACTCCCCTGCGGAAAGCAAAGCACGATGTGTGTGATTAATTTAGGATTATGTAATAAAGGTGTAAAATTGGGAGCACTGAAGCACTCTCGCCATGCCGGCTGCACTTTTCTTCAGCCTCAATCTAAGAGAGCATGTTAACTTGTGGGCCTGGGGCCACAGACAGATACAAGGACaaccccataggagaacactttttggtttcaGGCAGAACCATTTTTGGCTCCAggtagaagaacccttttgggttccatgtagaaccctctgtggaaagggttctacatggaacctaaaCGGGTTATTCAAAGggctctcctatggggacagccaaagaaccctttaaggttctataTTTTTTCTAAGTGTGTAATGCATCACTGGTTTATATGGAGAACTAACTCATCATAATTGTCCTTATAAAAGCATATTGCTTTCAAaaagaagaagaacaagaataaGTTTCAAAGCCTTGCTCACATTGCTTTCAGAGAGCATCTAAGGAGTTTTTGTCTAATGTTTTTTATTGTACAAAAACTCAAGACTGAGACAAGGCTGTCAGACAAGACTGACAGCCAAATCTGCTCAGATGGGTAAATCCCAGAGTGACCCGACTGACTCTAAAGGGCAAACTGAGCAGGGGAAAAATAGTTAAAAGTGTAAAGACCAGTCCATTAATGTCCGCTTTCCAGTCTTCAATACCGTGGTGTTGGCTTCAACAAGAAGGAAAAACATACAGTATCGAACTCCTCTGAACATGGAAATCTAAATGATAAGCACAGCAGACCAACGCTGTCTGTTTTAAACCGTAGGCTTATATCTGCCTCAGGAAGACAAAACAGAAAAAGACACCAGACCGGACCTCAAGACCCCagacaccagaccctgaccatggAAATGAAAGACGCTAATGACCAAGAATGCCAACCTATCTCCTTCAAACCAACCAGATCTGCCTAATCCAGACGAAGCAGGAAGAGAGATCCAGACCGGGCCTCCACAACCTGCACACCAGACCTTGACTATGACACAGCCAATGACAAAAAATCTATGGAATGAAAATCTGGCAGATCTCTGACATCAGATCCTCCCAGTCCCGGCAGATTAAAAACTCCTGTCGAGGAGATCAGGATTCTTCCAGGCTAATCTCTAACTAAAaaatgtgctatctagaaccttaaatggtgcttcggctgtccccataggagaaccattttaacaaccattttggttccagatagaaccctttctacagagggttctacatggaacccaaaagggttctgcctggaaccaaaaagggttctgcctggaaccaaaaatagttctctaatggggacagctgaagaaccctttcggaaccttttttctaagagtgtacctcaTGGCCTCATAGCTCCATGTCACAATGCTCACTATCTTTACTGTCATCACTATCCTCCATGCTTTACGCCAAGATCCCGTATTCTCCCAGAGTTAACTCCAACTCCAACCAACTCACAATCACGGCCTCACAGCTGCTTATCTCGCTCTTCACTATCATCACTGTGGAATAGCAAAGGTCCCCGGGAGTCTCTCGCGGACTGGCAGCTATAAGGCATGCCATCTCCATCTTCAACCCCTTCAAATGACAGGAGAACCGAGACCACTGAGGAGAAACCAGCTGTCAGCCCTGACAGTGAACATTTggtatttttgttattttattaggatccccattagctgttgcaaaagcaacagctactcttgctggggtccacacaaaacatgaaacataatacagaatgacataatacagaacatcattagacaagaacagctcaaggacagaactatatacatttttgaaaaggcacacgtagcctacatatcaatgcatacacacaaactatctaggtcaaataggggagaggcgttgtgcaacgaggtgttgctttatctgggttttttttaaaccaggtttgctgtttctttgagcaatatgagatggaaggaagttctatgcaataagggctctatataatactgtacgttttcatgaatttgttctggatttggggactatgaaaagacccctggtggcatgtctggtgggataagtgtgtgtgtcagagttgtgtgtaagttgactatgcaaacaatttggtattttcaacacattaatgtttcttataagaAGAAGAAGTGTTGCAGTCAGTCTCCCCTCAattcttagccaagagagactggcatgcatagtatttatatcagccctctgattacaataatcaagattagacaaaactagagcctgcagaacttgctttttggagtgtggtgtcaaaaaagcagagcatctctttattacggctagacctctccccatctttgcaaccattgaatctatatgttttgaccatgacagtttacaatctaaggtaacgccaagtaatttagtctgcTCAACTTGTTCAAccgccacaccattcattaccagttatggttgaatcatcagcatacatggacacacatgctttgtttaatgccagtggcagatcattggtaaaaatagaaaagagtagggCCTAGAgaactgccctgcggtacaccacactttacatgtttgacattagagacgcttccattaaagaaaacccattgagttctattagatacatttgaagtcggaagttcacatacacttttttcaaccactccacaaatgtattgttaacaaactatagttttggcaagtcagttaggacctctactttgtgcatgacacaagtaatttttccaacaaatgttgacagacagattatgtcacttataattcactatatcacaattccagtgggtcagaagtttacatacactaagttgactgtgcttttaaacagcttggaaaattccagaaaattatgtcatggctttagaagcttctgaaaggctaattgacgtcatttgagtaaattggaggtgtacctgtggatgtatttcaaggcctaccttcaaactcagtgcttctttgcttgacatcatgggaaaatcaaaagaaatcagccaagacctcagagaaaaaattgtagaccttcacaagtctggttcatccttgggagcaatttccaaacgcctgaaggtgccacgttcatctgtacaaacaatagtacgcaagtataaacaccatgggaccacgcagccgtcataccactcaggaaggagacgcattctgtctcctagagatgaacgtactttggtgcgaaaagtgcaaatcaatcccagaacaacagcaaggaccttgtgaagattctggaggaaacaggtacaaaattatctatatccacagtaaaacgagtcctatatcaacataacctgaaaggccgctcagcaaggaagaagccactgctccaaaaccgccataaaaaagccagactttgGGTTGCAACTACACAcatggacaaagatcgtactttttggagaaatgccctctggtctgatgaaacatcaatagaactatttggccataatgaccattgttatgtttggaggaaaaagggggaggcttgcaagccaaagaacaccaccccaaccgtgaagcacggggatggcagcatcatgttgtgggggtgctttgctgcaggagggactggtgcacttcacaaaatagatggcatcatgagggaggaaaagtatgtgcatatattgaagcaacatctcaagacatcagtcaggaagttaaagcttggtcgcaaatgggtcttccaaatggacaatgactccaagcatacttccaaagttgtggtgaaatggcttaaggacaacaaagtcaaggtattggagtggccatcgcaaagccctgaactcaatcctatagaaaatatgtgggcagaactgaaaaagcatgtgcgagcaaggagaaaCATCTCCTGGATGTTTGACCgtggggcaggggtttccagtacctggttgactgggagggttacggcCCGGAGGAGATGTGCTGGGTTCCCGCTAGAGATATCCTGGATCCAGCCCTCATCACCAACTTCCACTGCCGACACCTCGGccaaccaggtatgcgcccaggtaggatgCCAGGGGATATccctagagggggggtactgtcacaccctgatcagtttcacctgtcctcatTATTGTCTCCACCCAGACAATAatgaggacaggtgaaactgatcagggtgtgacagtaccccccctctagggATATCCCCTGGcatcctacctgggcgcatacctggtgtcgcttgttttccccagtgtatttatccctgtgtttcctgtctctctgtgccagttcttcttatatgttccaagtcaaccagcgttttttcccgtactcctgcctttgctattctcttttttctagtcctcccggttttgacccctaCCTGTTTGGAACTCTGTACCTGCctgtctgaccattctgcctgccttgaccacaaaCCTTTCtgcactctgtacctcctggactctgatctggttttgaccttttgcctgtctaCGACAATTCTCTTGCATACtccttttggattattaaacattgtacGACTCCAACCATCTGACTCCTGTCTCTGCATCTTGGTCTCACCTTGTGTCATGATAcaaagtaccctccaagctcatcattgaGCTCTGGGCCCTGGGTCTTAACCCCgttctgtgcaactgggtcctggacttcctgacgggccgccctcaggtggggaaggtaggaaacaacagctccactttgctgatcctcaacacaggggccctacaagggtgtgtgcttagcccctgtactcccttttcacccatgactgcgtggccacacatgcctccaactcaatcatcaagtttgcaaacaacacaacagtagtaggcctgattagcaacaatgacaagacagcctacatggaggaggtgaggccCTGGGagcgtggtgccaggaaaataacctctcacacaacggcaaaaaaaaaaagagctgatcgtgaacttcaggaaacagcagagggaacaagcccctatccacatcgacgggaccgcagtggagaaggtggaaagtttcaagTAACTCGGCTTatacatcactgacgatctgaaatggtccacccacacagacagtgtggtgaagaaggcacaacagtgcctcttcaacctcaggaggctgaagaaatttggctttgcccctaaaaccctcaccaacttttacagatgcacaattgagagcatcctgttgggctgtatcaccgcctggtacggaaactgcaccgcccgcaaccgcagggctttccagagggtggtgcagtctgcccaatgcatcaccggggccaaactacctgccctccaggacacctagagCACCTGATgtgacaggaaggccaaaaagatcatcaaggacatcaaccacccgagccacggcctatTCATCCCATTATCATCCAAAAGgctaggtcagtacaggtgcatcaaagctgggaccgagagactgaaaaacagcttctatctcaaggccatcagactgttaaatagccatcaataGCTGGCTTCCGcccggttacgcaaccctgcaccttagaggctgctgccctatattcATAGACTTGGAactactggccactttaataatggaacactagtcactttaattatgtttaaataatgtttacatactgctttacaaatctcatatgtatatactgtattctattccacTGTATTTTAGTCACTGCGCTCCGACATTGCTCTATCTAATATTtaaatatttcttaattccattcttttacttttagatgtgtgtgtatggttgtgaattgttagatactactgcactgttggagctaggaacacaagcatttcgctacacccgcaataatatctgctaaatatgtgtatgtgaccaatacaatttgatttgatttgattagcgaAGTGAAAGAGCAGGCGATCcagcgcgagggagagagaggagggggcaggcAGAAAAAAACATGCTCATATGTCTTGATTATCTGTATCTCGCAATGTCTTGTCTTACATGTCTCGCAAATTCACCAAAGTAGCCTAAAGTTTGCCTCTTCCCCGGGCCTTAATAGcctatcgtctagttaggctataacactgaaaataatatgttttgtgataactgcactgtgaTGGCTTCTTGGGAGATGAGtgtcatcttcatcagatgacactcataggacatcatgttacacaatacatgtatgtttt from Salvelinus alpinus chromosome 2, SLU_Salpinus.1, whole genome shotgun sequence carries:
- the LOC139557156 gene encoding dysbindin-like isoform X2; its protein translation is MSSSGANLHNKRLPSETEHAQRVPELDSAQQLKLRERQRFFEEVFQHDVDVYLSSAHLHIHDYKRPPIGSVSSMEVNVDMLEQMDLMDISDQEALDVFLSSGGDGGVLTSPLPVVHGNNNNEVISQGRSPHNTGGCVGKSRMSSTSSTSSTNSQNTNEDGRETPVVQSDDEDVNVGTLLLMGSTPGKDEEKDRPTFSS
- the LOC139557156 gene encoding dysbindin-like isoform X1, which gives rise to MSSSGANLHNKRLPSETEHAQRVPELDSAQQLKLRERQRFFEEVFQHDVDVYLSSAHLHIHDYKRPPIGSVSSMEVNVDMLEQMDLMDISDQEALDVFLSSGGDGGVLTSPLPGKVVHGNNNNEVISQGRSPHNTGGCVGKSRMSSTSSTSSTNSQNTNEDGRETPVVQSDDEDVNVGTLLLMGSTPGKDEEKDRPTFSS